The Megalops cyprinoides isolate fMegCyp1 chromosome 10, fMegCyp1.pri, whole genome shotgun sequence genome window below encodes:
- the LOC118784873 gene encoding transcriptional repressor p66-beta-like, with product MERMSEETLRMNLLKRGLDAPEERDEALPKRLKMEGHEAMERLKMLALLKRKDLAGLEAGATGVPGEAKGSPGGGQGLTGPVCYEEKMNGSLRGGSAAHGGVGKSGKENMGDEPVDMSARRGDVDRERNTPSPDVIVLSDNEASSPRGSSRAEERLRAASVEMFKGKSGEERQQMIKALREELRLEEARLVLLKKLRQSQMQKENLVQKVPVVQNAASSVQPPPIHSSQGMSKLPMRPGLHTPEPQNLRTVQGHTVIRSAANASLPPMMMSQRVIAPNPAQLQGQRVPSKPGMMRSTTGNINNAVSYQTASNQQVSAPQRSGSSAIYMNLAHMQAAGASGVGGVVGVGAVSPSPLPSPGAGSLSDSVSSQAAAKLALRKQLEKTLLEIPPPKPPAPLLHFLPSAANSEFIYMVGLEEVVQSVIDSQGKLRPPLSRMEPFICAQCRTDFTPHWKQEKGGRILCELCMTSNQKKALKAEHTNRLKNAFVKALQQEQEIEQRLQQQAALSPSSAQTVPSVSKAETMIRHHALRQTSQPQASQSQASLQRGLTSSARGVLSNFAQASQLSVASGLLGMAGKQRCGGGGSRAQHESRRQLYNIPGVNIAYLNPGSVGGHKASSLADRQREYLLDMIPPRSISQSITGQK from the exons ATGGAGCGGATGAGCGAGGAGACCCTGCGGATGAACCTGCTGAAGCGCGGCCTGGACGCCCCCGAGGAGCGGGACGAGGCTCTGCCCAAGCGGCTCAAGATGGAGGGCCACGAGGCCATGGAGCGCCTCAAGATGCTGGCCCTGCTCAAGCGCAAGGACCTGGCTGGTTTGGAGGCGGGCGCCACCGGGGTCCCGGGGGAGGCCAAGGGCTCCCCGGGAGGGGGCCAGGGCCTGACGGGGCCTGTGTGCTACGAGGAGAAGATGAACGGGAGCCTGCGCGGCGGGTCGGCCGCCCACGGGGGCGTGGGGAAGAGCGGGAAGGAGAACATGGGGGACGAGCCCGTGGACATGAGCGCCAGGCGGGG TGATGTGGACAGAGAGCGCAACACCCCCTCTCCAGATGTGATAGTCCTGTCAGACAACGAGGCCTCCAGCCCCAGAGGGTCCTCACGTGCCGAGGAGAGGCTTAGAGCTGCCAGTGTGGAGATGTTCAAG GGTAAGAGCGGCGAGGAGCGGCAGCAGATGATCAAGGCCCTGAGAGAGGAGCTGCGCCTGGAGGAGGCCCGGCTGGTGCTGCTGAAGAAGCTGCGGCAGAGCCAGATGCAGAAGGAGAACCTGGTGCAGAAG GTGCCGGTGGTGCAGAACGCCGCCTCCTCTGTGCAGCCGCCCCCCATTCACAGCTCCCAGGGGATGAGCAAGCTGCCCATGCGGCCCGGCCTCCACACCCCGGAGCCACAGAACCTCCGCACTGTACAG GGTCATACGGTGATCAGATCAGCCGCCaatgcctccctccctccaatGATGATGTCTCAGCGGGTCATCGCCCCCAATCCCGCCCAACTGCAGGGCCAGAGGGTACCCTCCAAGCCTGGCATGATGCGATCCACCACTGGAAACATCAACAATGCTGTCAGCTACCAGACG GCCTCCAACCAGCAGGTGTCAGCCCCCCAGCGATCTGGATCCTCTGCCATCTACATGAACCTAGCCCACATGCAGGCAGCCGGGGCCAGCGGAGTTGGAGGGGTGGTAGGCGTGGGTGCCGTGAGTCCCTCACCCCTGCCCAGCCCAGGGGCGGGGTCCTTGTCAGACTCGGTCAGCAGCCAGGCGGCTGCCAAGCTGGCCCTGCGCAAACAGCTGGAGAAGACCCTCCTAGAGATCCCACCGCCGAAACCGCCTGCACCTTTGCTGCACTTCCTGCCCTCAGCAGCCAACAGCGAGTTCATCTACATGGtggggctggaggaggtggtgcaGAGCGTCATCGACAGCCAGG GTAAACTACGTCCGCCACTGTCGCGCATGGAGCCCTTCATATGTGCCCAGTGCAGGACGGACTTCACCCCGCATTGGAAGCAGGAGAAGGGCGGGCGCATCCTTTGCGAGCTGTGCATGACGTCCAATCAGAAGAAGGCCTTAAAAGCGGAGCACACCAACCGGCTGAAGAACGCCTTTGTTAAGGCCCTACAGCAGGAACAG gAGATTGAACAGAggctccagcagcaggctgcCCTGTCCCCTAGCTCTGCCCAGACTGTCCCCAGCGTCAGCAAGGCTGAGACCATGATCCGGCACCACGCGCTCAGACAG ACCTCCCAGCCACAGGCCTCCCAATCACAGGCCTCTCTCCAGCGGGGCCTCACCAGCTCTGCCCGGGGGGTGCTGTCCAACTTTGCCCAGGCCTCCCAGCTGTCGGTGGCCAGCGGCCTCCTGGGCATGGCGGGCAAGCAGCGCTGTGGAGGCGGCGGCAGCCGGGCGCAGCACGAGAGCAGACGCCAGCTCTACAACATCCCTG GGGTGAACATTGCTTACCTGAACCCAGGAAGTGTTGGGGGGCACAAAGCATCCAGCCTGGCCGACCGACAGAGGGAGTACCTGCTGGACATGATCCCCCCTCGATCCATATCGCAGTCCATTACTGGACAAAAATAg